The genomic window AGTCCGACGGGGTGCTGTGGGTCGGTCCGCCGAACTCGAATCGGCTGTGGGGCGAATTCGTCGCCCGGCGCGACCCCGGCTCACCCGAGGTGCTGCCGACCTACGCCGACGGCCTGGTGGTGCGGTTCGCCGACAGCCGCGGCGATCTGTGGCGGCCGCCGGGCACCTGGCTCGCGCCGCGCATCGCCTACCTGCAGCACGCGTCCGACCCGGTGGTCTGGTGGTCGCCGGATCTGCTGTTCGACGAACCGGATTGGTTGCGCGAGCCGCGCGGACCGGATGTGTCGCCGACCATGGCGTGGTATCCGATCGTCACGTTCTGGCAGGTCGCCGCGGACCTGCCCAACGCGCAGGGCGTCACCGACGGGCACGGCCACCGCTATGGCACGCTGGTGCTCGATGCCTGGGCCGCCCTCGCCGAGCCGCCGGATTGGTCGGCCGAACTGTCGGACCGGATCCGAAACTACTTGGAACAGTCGGCCGTTCGGGAACGCTCACTCAAGTGAGTGGATAGGACGCGAACCTGGGCGGGCCAGGACCCCTCGTGCACAAGGCCCGCCCAGGAGCGTCGTCAGGCGACGGAATTGAATGGATCGTGCTCGGCGAGCAGCTTTTCCATCCGCGCCTGATCGATGCGACCGTGCACGGTCGCGGCTTCGTGCTGGTCACGCACCACCTTCGCCAAGGTGAAGGTGCTGGTCACCAGGAAGAGCATGGACATGGCGAGAAAGCCTCGCTGCCACATATCCAGTGGCAGATAACAGATTCCGACGCCCACCCCGAGGAAGCTGACGCCGAACGCGATCGCGGCCTGCGCGATGAACGCCGAAGTGGTTTTCGGCTGTGCGTTGGGAGTGCTCATGGGTAAGAAGTCTGCCGACACGCGTTCGCGCGCAACCGCGTACAACTACTCGAGCGGTCTGGGTAATTGCCGACCGCCGCCGAAACCTGGCCGATTCAGCGGTGCCGCCGGGCCGCGGTGCCGCCGATGGCGGTGCGCGGCGATGCGCCGCGCGGCGGCCCGGGCAACGCGCCGCCGACCGTACCGGACCGCCATACTGTTCGGGTGATGATCGCTACGGACCCGCCGACGCCGTCCGCGCCCGACCCCCGCCCGCGCTGAGTTCTCGTGCTCGAGACCGCCACCACCCTGACGAAGCTGCGTGCGCGCGGCATCGTCATCGTGCGGCGCGTGGAAGACATCATCGATCTGAATTACGTCGGGCTCGTCGTCGCGACGGTGTTCTTCGCGCTGTCGGTGACCCCGTCGCTGCTGCCGCGCGATTGGCTGTTCCAGGGGCTGATCAGCGGGATCAACGCCGCGCTCGGCTACGGCGTCGGCTGTGTGCTGGAGTGGCTGTTCCGGTTGTGGGTGCGGCCGCGGCTGACCAGGATTGCGCCGCCGCCCACCTGGGTGCGCTACGCAGTGAAGTCCGCGGTCCTGTTCACCGCCGCGTTGAGTGCGGCATTGATGCTCGTCCAGTCGGCGCGCTGGCAGCGGGAGATCACCGCGCTGATGGGGATGGCGGGCACGACGACGCCCGCCTACCTGCGCACCGGGTTGCTCAGCTTGGCGGTGGGCGCGGCGGTGGTCGCGGTGTACCGGACGGTGCGCGAGACCATCCGGTTTCTGGCCCGGCTGCTCAACCACTGGGTGCGGGTGCCGCGGGAGCTGGCACCGGCCGCTGGGTTCCTCGTGCTCGTCGTGCTGGCCGTGACCATCTTCAACGGCGTCGCCTCGCGGGCCTTCTTTGCCGTCGCCAACTCGGCGTTCAGCGTGCGCAACGACCACACCTCGGTGAACGCGATCCAGCCCGTCCAACCCGAACGCTCCGGCAGCCCCGCCTCGCTGGCCAAATGGGAAACCCTCGGCTACGAGGGCCGGTGGTTCGTTTCGCATGGGCCGACCGCGAGCAAGATCGGTGAGGTGACCGGCCGACCGGCTCGGGAACCGATCCGCGCCTACGTCGGCTTGGAATCGGTCGAGCCAGGCGAGGACCCGGCGGAACTCGCGGCCGCGGAACTCGAGCGGACCGGCGCGTTCGATCGCAAGGTGCTCGTGGTGATGACCACCACCGGCACCGGGTGGGTGAATGCCATGGCCGCCGGGGCCATCGAATACATGTACGGCGGCGACAGCGCGATCGTCGCCTCGCAGTATTCGTACCTGCCCAGCGTGCTGTCGTTCCTCGCGGACCGGAGCAAGGCGATGACCGCGGGCCGGGCGATGTTCGACGCGATCCACCGGCACTGGGCGGCGCGGCCGCGGGAGCAGCGGCCGAAGCTGCTGGTATACGGGGAAAGTCTCGGCTCGCAGGGTTCCGAAGCGGCCTTCGACGGGCTCGCCGATCTGCGGACGAAGGTGGACGGCGCGCTGTGGGTCGGTCCGCCGAACTCGAATCGACTGTGGAAGCAGTTCGTTTCGCGGCGCGATCCCGGCTCGCGGGAGATCCAGCCGGTGTACGCCGACGGGCTGGTCGTGCGATTCGCCTCCGACAGTGCCGATCTCGCGCGCCCGTCCACCGAGTGGCGGCCGCCGAGGATTGCCTACCTGCAGCACGCGTCGGACCCGATCGTTTGGTGGTCGACGGATCTCATTTTCTCGCAACCGGATTGGCTGTCCGAGCCGCGCGGCGCGGATGTGTCGTCACAGATGCGATGGTGGCCGTTCGTCACCTTCTGGCAGGTGGCCGCCGACCTCACCAATGCCCAAGCGGTCACCGATGGACACGGGCACCGTTACGGCAGTCTCGTGCTCGACGGGTGGGCGGCAATCGCCGCGCCGCCGGACTGGACCGCCGGCCTGTCCGACCGGGTCAGGGCGGAGCTGGAAGTAGCCGAGGATTTCGAGCGGAAGACCAAGTGAGTAGAGTTCCGGAAGTTGCTGTCGCCGTTGGCATTCCACTGGCATGGAGCAATTGGTTGCTGCCCGGGCTTGGACTCGGTGTCCGGGGTAGGACAGCCGCCAATGCGGGATTCGCCACCGCCTACGCGCTCGTCTTCGATGACGATCCGAACTGGTTCTCAGCGAGGGGATTTCGGTACGGCATAGTTTCCGCTGCGCTTGTTGCAGCCGGTTACGGTGTGGCCCTCGCTATTCCGCCGGTGCGGGAGGGGTTGCGCGAGTTCGCCGACCGCGGGCCGGAGGTGTCCGACGCCGAATGGATCGCGGTGCACATCCCGATCGGCACTGTCTACAGCGAAGAGATGGTCTTCCGCGCTGCACTGGATCCGTTGCTGGACAACGCTTTCGGCTCCCGTGCTGGATCGCTGCTCGGTGCACTGACATTCGGCCTATGGCATATCCACCCGGCTCGCGCGGCGGGTGAGAGTGTCCCGGCCACGGTCGCCGCCACCGCTGCGGGTGGCTTTGTGCTCGGCTGGCTGCGCCGCCGCACCGGGAGCGTCACCGCCCCGGCCTTGCTTCACTTCGCCACCAATGCGGGCGGTGCTATCGCGCCGCGCCTGGCCAGGCTCTTCGGAACCCCGCGCACGCAAGCCTGACCGGGGCGGCGTCACGCCCAGGTTCGGGCTCATCGGCTGTCTGTAGCGGTCGCGCCCATTGTTGCAGGACCGGAGTGGCTGAAACCTGCCCACTTGCGCACAGCGTTCCTGTCTGCGTACAGTGTTCGCAACGAGAGAACGGCGTACGCCCCAACGGGATCGAGCAGGAGAAAGAGCATGTCGAACAACGTGAACTGGGATACCAACGGCGACTGGAAGGTGCAGGGCGACTGGGGCACCACCGATTCGACCGGTCGGGAATTCGCGCTGGCTCGCTGGCAGCAGCGGCTGGACGAACTCCGGGCCGCCCACCATGTGCCCGGCGCGGCGCTGGCGATTCTGGTCGACGGCAAGGTCTACGAAATCGCTAGCGGTGTCCTGCATCGGGGCACGGGCGTGCCGGTCACCACCGACTCGGTGTTCCTGTGTGGCTCGATCGCCAAGGTCTACACCGCGACGTTGATCATGCGGCTCGTCGACGAGGGCAAGCTCGATCTCGACGCGCCCGTCGTCGAGGTGCTGCCCGAGTTCGCCACGCCGGATGAGGAAGCCACGCAGCAGATCACGGTCCGGCGGTTGCTCAGCCACACCGGCGGCGTGACCAACGACTTCAACTACGACGGCGGCCGCGGCGACAACTGTCTCGCCGAATATGTCCGGGCCGCAAGGGAAGTCGCGCTGGACTGTAAACCGGGCACGGCGATGTCATACGGCAGCCTCGGCTATGTGGTGCTCGGTCGGGTCATCGAGGTGCTGACCGGCAAGACCTTCGACGAGGCGGTGCGGGACTTGCTCGCCGTCCCCTTGGGTCTCGACCATCTGGTGACGCTGCCCGAGCAGGCGCTGCGGTTCCGCACCGCGATGAGCCATCTCGGCGCACCGGGGCAGTACCCGGATCCCGCGCCGGAGTGGGACATCATGCCGCGCTCCGTCGCGCCCGCGGCACGGGTCATCAGCACGGCCGGTGACATGGTGCGCTTCGCCCGGATGCACCTGGAGGGTGGTCGCGCCGCCGACGGCACCACCGTGCTGTCCGCCGAATCCGTTGCGGCAATGCAGCATCGAGCGATCGACGTGCCGGACAAGTGGACCGTCAGCGCCGACGGCTGGGGCCTCGGCTGGACGTTGTACGACTGGAACGGCATCAAGGGCTTCGGCCACGACGGCGCCGCGATCGGCCAGTACGGCTACCTGCGGGCCATCCCCGAAGCCGGTGTCGCCGTCGCACTGCTCACCAATGGCGGTGGCGCGCGCCAACTTTACGCGGCGCTGTTCCGGGAACTGCTCGCCGAACTGGCCGGGGTGCGGATGCCAGACCCGTTCGGCCCCGCCGTTCCGCCGGTCCCCGTGGACATCGCGCCGTTCGTCGGCACATACCAGCGGGCTGGCGTCGTCATCACGGTCAGCAAGCAGGACGACGGCTCCGGTCACATGCTGTACGAATTCGTCGACGACATGAAGGACATGTCCCCGCCGCTGAGCATGGAACTCACCCCCGTCTCGGAGACGGTCTTCGCCGCTTCCGGCGCTGGCCCCTCCTTCAGCGAGGACTACATGCCCATCGTCTTCGCCACCCTCGCCGACGGCACCGAGGCCTGCTACGTCGGCATGCGCGCTACCCCGAAACAGGCCACCAACTGATCGTCCGCGAAATATAGGGCCGGGCCCCCGGTAATCTCGGCGACGTGGCGCGACAAACAGTGAGCCCGGCCGATCTCAGGTCGGCGGTGGATGCGGTGAGTGACTGGCTGCTGGACGAGTCGGCACCCACCCCCACGCGCACCGAACTCGCCGCAGCCGTCCGCACCACCGCCCGAACCCTGGCCGCCTCAGCCCCCGGCCATTCGGTAGAGGTACGCGTCCCCCCGTTCGTCGCGGTCCAATGCATCGAAGGCCCCCGCCACACCAGAGGCACCCCACCGAACGTCGTAGAAACCGACCCCCGCACCTGGCTCCTCCTGGCCACCGGCCTACTCGACTTCACCACCGCCCTCGACTCCGGCACCCTCACCGCCTCCGGCAGCCGCGCCCCCGAAGTAGCCCACTGGCTCCCCATAACCCGCCCAACCCCCGACTGACGATCCCGCACCACGCACGGGCCCACTTGC from Nocardia iowensis includes these protein-coding regions:
- a CDS encoding YiaA/YiaB family inner membrane protein; protein product: MSTPNAQPKTTSAFIAQAAIAFGVSFLGVGVGICYLPLDMWQRGFLAMSMLFLVTSTFTLAKVVRDQHEAATVHGRIDQARMEKLLAEHDPFNSVA
- a CDS encoding alpha/beta hydrolase, whose product is MLETATTLTKLRARGIVIVRRVEDIIDLNYVGLVVATVFFALSVTPSLLPRDWLFQGLISGINAALGYGVGCVLEWLFRLWVRPRLTRIAPPPTWVRYAVKSAVLFTAALSAALMLVQSARWQREITALMGMAGTTTPAYLRTGLLSLAVGAAVVAVYRTVRETIRFLARLLNHWVRVPRELAPAAGFLVLVVLAVTIFNGVASRAFFAVANSAFSVRNDHTSVNAIQPVQPERSGSPASLAKWETLGYEGRWFVSHGPTASKIGEVTGRPAREPIRAYVGLESVEPGEDPAELAAAELERTGAFDRKVLVVMTTTGTGWVNAMAAGAIEYMYGGDSAIVASQYSYLPSVLSFLADRSKAMTAGRAMFDAIHRHWAARPREQRPKLLVYGESLGSQGSEAAFDGLADLRTKVDGALWVGPPNSNRLWKQFVSRRDPGSREIQPVYADGLVVRFASDSADLARPSTEWRPPRIAYLQHASDPIVWWSTDLIFSQPDWLSEPRGADVSSQMRWWPFVTFWQVAADLTNAQAVTDGHGHRYGSLVLDGWAAIAAPPDWTAGLSDRVRAELEVAEDFERKTK
- a CDS encoding sterol carrier family protein encodes the protein MARQTVSPADLRSAVDAVSDWLLDESAPTPTRTELAAAVRTTARTLAASAPGHSVEVRVPPFVAVQCIEGPRHTRGTPPNVVETDPRTWLLLATGLLDFTTALDSGTLTASGSRAPEVAHWLPITRPTPD
- a CDS encoding CPBP family intramembrane glutamic endopeptidase: MSRVPEVAVAVGIPLAWSNWLLPGLGLGVRGRTAANAGFATAYALVFDDDPNWFSARGFRYGIVSAALVAAGYGVALAIPPVREGLREFADRGPEVSDAEWIAVHIPIGTVYSEEMVFRAALDPLLDNAFGSRAGSLLGALTFGLWHIHPARAAGESVPATVAATAAGGFVLGWLRRRTGSVTAPALLHFATNAGGAIAPRLARLFGTPRTQA
- a CDS encoding serine hydrolase domain-containing protein, coding for MSNNVNWDTNGDWKVQGDWGTTDSTGREFALARWQQRLDELRAAHHVPGAALAILVDGKVYEIASGVLHRGTGVPVTTDSVFLCGSIAKVYTATLIMRLVDEGKLDLDAPVVEVLPEFATPDEEATQQITVRRLLSHTGGVTNDFNYDGGRGDNCLAEYVRAAREVALDCKPGTAMSYGSLGYVVLGRVIEVLTGKTFDEAVRDLLAVPLGLDHLVTLPEQALRFRTAMSHLGAPGQYPDPAPEWDIMPRSVAPAARVISTAGDMVRFARMHLEGGRAADGTTVLSAESVAAMQHRAIDVPDKWTVSADGWGLGWTLYDWNGIKGFGHDGAAIGQYGYLRAIPEAGVAVALLTNGGGARQLYAALFRELLAELAGVRMPDPFGPAVPPVPVDIAPFVGTYQRAGVVITVSKQDDGSGHMLYEFVDDMKDMSPPLSMELTPVSETVFAASGAGPSFSEDYMPIVFATLADGTEACYVGMRATPKQATN